A DNA window from Thermosynechococcaceae cyanobacterium Okahandja contains the following coding sequences:
- a CDS encoding GNAT family N-acetyltransferase has protein sequence MAIATLAADLTIQWVNAMAKVPQAQWDALALPLKTPFFEWEWLHQLEASGSATPQTGWQPHHLLVWRHTPQGNQELVAAAPLYIKSHSQGEFVFDHEWANVAHQLGVRYYPKLLGMAPFTPAEGYRFLMAPDADVAFLTKVMLHEIDRFCEQHRLCGCHFLYVDPQWLPYATAYGYQAWLHHSYIWHNHNYQTFADYLATFNANQRRNIKRERKAVAQAEITFRVHHGDDISSGLLRRMYHFYADTCDKFGWWGSKYLTRDFFEALSDRYRHRLVLFAAYTARDRHHPTAMSFCVTKGDQLYGRYWGSLREIDCLHFNACYYEPIEWAIAQDIQRFDPGAGGSHKKRRGFPATPNYSLHRFYEPRLAQIFAHYLPQINAAEQHRIEAINADLPIKI, from the coding sequence ATGGCGATCGCAACACTTGCGGCGGATTTAACGATTCAGTGGGTGAATGCCATGGCGAAGGTGCCCCAAGCGCAATGGGATGCCCTTGCCCTCCCCCTGAAAACGCCGTTCTTTGAATGGGAGTGGCTCCATCAACTCGAAGCCTCTGGCAGTGCTACCCCCCAAACCGGTTGGCAACCCCACCATTTACTGGTGTGGCGGCATACACCCCAAGGGAATCAAGAATTAGTGGCAGCCGCCCCCCTCTATATCAAAAGCCATAGTCAGGGGGAGTTTGTTTTTGATCATGAGTGGGCTAATGTGGCGCATCAGTTGGGGGTGCGCTACTACCCCAAACTATTAGGGATGGCACCCTTCACCCCTGCTGAGGGCTATCGCTTTCTCATGGCTCCAGATGCGGATGTGGCCTTCCTAACGAAGGTGATGCTCCACGAAATCGATCGCTTCTGTGAGCAGCACCGTCTCTGCGGCTGCCATTTTCTCTACGTGGATCCCCAGTGGCTACCCTATGCGACCGCCTACGGCTATCAGGCATGGTTACACCACAGCTACATCTGGCACAACCACAACTATCAGACCTTTGCTGACTACTTAGCCACGTTTAATGCCAACCAACGCCGCAATATCAAGCGGGAGCGCAAAGCCGTTGCCCAAGCAGAGATTACTTTTCGGGTTCATCACGGGGATGACATTAGCTCCGGGCTGCTGCGGCGTATGTATCACTTCTATGCCGATACCTGCGACAAATTTGGTTGGTGGGGTAGCAAATACCTCACCCGCGATTTTTTTGAAGCCCTGAGCGATCGCTATCGTCATCGCCTTGTCCTGTTTGCCGCCTACACGGCCCGAGATAGGCACCATCCCACTGCCATGTCCTTTTGCGTCACGAAAGGGGATCAGCTTTACGGGCGCTACTGGGGCAGCCTGCGGGAGATTGACTGTCTGCACTTTAATGCCTGCTACTACGAACCTATCGAGTGGGCGATCGCCCAAGATATCCAGCGTTTTGATCCGGGGGCGGGAGGCAGCCACAAAAAACGACGTGGCTTTCCGGCAACTCCCAACTACAGCCTGCACCGCTTTTATGAACCGCGCCTTGCCCAGATTTTTGCGCACTACCTGCCGCAGATTAATGCCGCAGAGCAACACCGCATTGAGGCGATTAATGCTGACTTACCCATCAAAATCTAG
- the nrdR gene encoding transcriptional regulator NrdR → MQCPFCNHTDSRVLESRSAESGQSIRRRRECLNCGRRFTTYERIEFVPIIVIKRDGTRESFDRSKLLRGIMTACGKTNVPQQQIEALVDDIEAELQLRSRREVSSSELGEAALQRLRQISEVAYVRFASVYRQFQGISDFVEELAHLQEARPEVPALVQR, encoded by the coding sequence ATGCAGTGTCCCTTCTGTAACCATACCGATAGTCGTGTGCTCGAGTCTCGCTCAGCAGAAAGTGGCCAAAGTATTCGCCGCCGCCGCGAGTGCCTTAACTGTGGGCGGCGATTTACGACCTATGAGCGCATTGAATTTGTGCCGATTATTGTTATTAAGCGCGATGGCACGCGTGAGTCATTTGATCGCTCGAAACTGTTGCGGGGAATTATGACCGCCTGCGGTAAAACCAATGTGCCGCAGCAGCAAATTGAAGCGCTGGTTGATGATATTGAGGCGGAATTGCAATTGCGATCGCGCCGTGAGGTCAGCAGTAGCGAACTTGGGGAGGCGGCGCTGCAACGCCTCCGCCAGATTAGTGAAGTGGCTTACGTTCGGTTTGCCTCGGTTTATCGTCAGTTTCAGGGGATTAGTGACTTTGTGGAAGAATTGGCGCATTTACAGGAAGCCCGCCCTGAGGTGCCCGCACTGGTGCAGCGCTAG
- a CDS encoding DUF4880 domain-containing protein: MMDELDHCKRDHFELLSAYLDGEVTAAERQQVEAWLATDPEGQRLYQRLLSLKEQLQQLPVPMSPCPAEYLATQVIAKAQRRPRAIWVWGSVGATIAASVVGILNGLIPNPLPGIQIAVTSPATIKPEVTPLDIEPTAVGLMLSLDRPPVAIPVSTSAPTAIPDRTRDNQN; encoded by the coding sequence ATGATGGACGAACTTGACCACTGCAAACGCGATCACTTTGAACTGCTGAGTGCCTATCTTGATGGGGAAGTCACCGCAGCAGAACGGCAGCAGGTGGAAGCATGGTTGGCCACTGATCCTGAGGGGCAACGGCTTTACCAACGGCTGCTAAGCCTAAAAGAGCAACTGCAACAATTACCCGTACCGATGTCCCCCTGCCCCGCAGAGTATTTAGCCACCCAAGTCATTGCCAAGGCGCAGCGGCGACCGCGGGCAATCTGGGTATGGGGTAGTGTGGGAGCCACCATAGCTGCATCGGTTGTGGGTATCCTCAACGGTCTGATTCCTAATCCCTTACCCGGTATTCAAATTGCTGTGACCAGTCCCGCTACCATTAAGCCAGAGGTCACCCCCTTGGACATTGAACCCACGGCGGTTGGCCTGATGCTTAGCCTTGACCGCCCTCCCGTGGCAATTCCCGTCAGCACGAGTGCCCCTACCGCCATCCCAGACAGAACACGTGATAACCAAAATTAG
- a CDS encoding ABC transporter ATP-binding protein: MRLLHHTQRYRQEVWLASLYSVLNKIFDLAPPVLIGVAVDLVVQRQDSLFARWGLVSFEQQLLALALISFVIWSLESLFEYAYARAWRNLAQQIQHDLRLETYAHVQEMDLAFFEERSSGLLLAILNDDINQLERFLDGGANEVLQVTTTVLVVGGIFIGLAPTVAVWGMLPMPFILWGSLAFQRRLAPRYADVREKAGLLNERLANNITGIQTIKSFTAERYELERLRLDSEAYRQSNRRAIRLSAAYIPLIRFVILFGFTGTLVLGGFAAFYGHLDVGAYSTMVYLIQRMLWPLTRLGETLDQYQRAMASTQRVLNLLETPIAIRTGDRPLNPAEVKGEVTFREVSFAYAGRAAVLKGINLTIPAGQTIAIVGSTGSGKSTLVKLLLRFYEVQQGQVCVDGVDIRDYRLQDLRSAIGWVSQDVFLFHGTVFENIAYGTFDATLAEVIQAAKMAEAHEFITQLPQGYDTVVGERGQKLSGGQRQRLAIARAILKNPPILVLDEATSAVDNETEAAIQRSLARITEHRTTIAIAHRLSTIRHANCIYVMEQGEIIEQGTHEQLLAQQGVYYGLWQVQAGQLFS; this comes from the coding sequence TTGCGGTTACTGCACCATACCCAACGCTATCGGCAAGAGGTTTGGCTCGCCTCCCTCTACTCTGTTTTGAACAAAATTTTTGACCTAGCGCCGCCGGTACTCATTGGGGTTGCGGTGGACTTGGTGGTGCAGCGCCAAGACTCCCTGTTTGCCCGCTGGGGGCTGGTCTCATTTGAGCAGCAACTCCTTGCCCTTGCGCTCATTTCGTTTGTGATTTGGAGCTTGGAGTCGCTGTTTGAGTATGCCTATGCGCGGGCTTGGCGCAATTTGGCACAGCAAATTCAGCACGATTTGCGTCTAGAGACTTACGCCCACGTCCAAGAGATGGATCTGGCGTTTTTTGAGGAGCGCAGTAGTGGGCTGTTGTTGGCAATCCTCAATGACGACATTAACCAGTTGGAGCGCTTCCTCGATGGTGGCGCTAATGAGGTGCTGCAAGTCACAACGACGGTGCTGGTTGTGGGGGGGATTTTTATTGGGCTGGCACCGACGGTGGCGGTGTGGGGTATGCTGCCAATGCCCTTTATTTTGTGGGGGTCGCTGGCATTTCAGCGGCGCTTAGCTCCTCGCTATGCGGATGTGCGGGAAAAGGCGGGACTGCTGAACGAACGGTTAGCCAATAATATTACCGGCATTCAAACCATTAAGAGCTTTACGGCTGAACGCTATGAACTGGAGCGGCTGCGCCTTGATAGTGAGGCCTACCGGCAGAGTAACCGCCGCGCCATTCGCCTGAGTGCTGCCTATATCCCCTTAATTCGCTTTGTGATTTTGTTTGGGTTTACGGGCACGTTGGTGCTGGGGGGCTTTGCCGCGTTTTACGGCCACCTTGATGTGGGAGCCTACAGTACGATGGTGTACCTGATTCAGCGGATGCTGTGGCCCCTGACCCGCCTGGGGGAAACGCTGGATCAGTATCAGCGAGCCATGGCTTCGACGCAGCGGGTATTAAATTTGCTGGAAACGCCGATTGCCATCCGCACGGGCGATCGCCCCCTGAATCCAGCCGAGGTGAAAGGAGAGGTGACGTTTAGGGAGGTTAGCTTTGCCTATGCCGGTCGGGCGGCGGTGCTCAAGGGAATTAACCTGACGATTCCGGCGGGGCAGACCATTGCCATTGTTGGCTCCACCGGATCGGGGAAAAGTACGCTGGTGAAATTGCTACTGCGCTTTTACGAAGTTCAGCAGGGGCAAGTGTGTGTCGATGGGGTGGACATTCGCGACTATCGCCTGCAAGACCTGCGTTCAGCCATTGGCTGGGTGAGCCAAGATGTGTTTTTGTTCCACGGTACGGTGTTTGAAAATATTGCCTATGGTACGTTTGACGCGACGCTGGCGGAGGTGATCCAAGCTGCCAAGATGGCCGAAGCCCACGAGTTCATTACTCAACTGCCCCAAGGGTACGACACGGTGGTGGGAGAGCGGGGACAAAAACTGTCGGGCGGGCAGCGCCAGCGGTTGGCGATCGCCCGTGCCATCCTCAAAAACCCACCCATTTTGGTACTGGACGAGGCCACCTCGGCGGTGGATAACGAAACTGAAGCGGCAATTCAGCGCTCCCTTGCCCGCATTACCGAGCACCGCACCACGATTGCGATCGCCCATCGGCTCTCCACCATCCGCCATGCCAACTGCATTTACGTAATGGAGCAGGGGGAAATTATTGAGCAGGGTACCCACGAGCAACTTTTGGCGCAGCAGGGGGTTTACTATGGCCTCTGGCAAGTTCAGGCGGGACAACTCTTTTCGTAA
- a CDS encoding sigma-70 family RNA polymerase sigma factor, translated as MTSSIPLAWSSVEETCYRVTLPLTKLSPQELVVRCQAGRTPDRAAFTELLRRHQSHVERIIYHLAPDWDDRADLVQEVWIRVYRNIHKLQDASKFRGWLSRIATNLFYDELRKRKRHQPPLSLDAPLKTHDGEISWELAANDASPDEVLCTDEFYDQLRQAIARLPETFRTTIVLREIEGLSYEEIAQITGASLGTVKSRIARARQRLQTELQPHLDGPQ; from the coding sequence ATGACATCCAGTATCCCCCTTGCTTGGTCCAGTGTTGAGGAGACCTGTTACCGGGTGACACTGCCGCTCACAAAACTTTCACCCCAAGAATTGGTGGTTCGGTGTCAGGCCGGCAGAACCCCCGATCGCGCTGCATTTACGGAGTTGCTGCGGCGGCACCAGTCCCATGTGGAGCGCATTATCTACCACTTGGCACCCGACTGGGACGATCGAGCCGATCTCGTCCAAGAGGTGTGGATACGGGTGTATCGTAATATTCACAAATTACAGGATGCCAGCAAATTTCGCGGTTGGCTGAGCCGTATTGCCACCAACTTGTTCTACGATGAACTGCGCAAACGCAAGCGACACCAGCCACCGTTATCCCTTGATGCCCCCCTCAAGACCCATGATGGCGAAATATCATGGGAGCTGGCCGCCAATGATGCCAGTCCCGATGAGGTACTGTGTACCGATGAATTTTATGACCAATTGCGACAGGCGATCGCCCGCCTACCGGAAACCTTCCGGACAACGATTGTGCTGCGAGAAATTGAAGGGTTGTCCTACGAAGAAATTGCCCAGATTACTGGCGCTTCCCTCGGTACCGTTAAGTCTAGAATTGCCCGCGCCCGGCAGCGACTGCAAACGGAATTGCAACCCCACCTCGATGGCCCCCAATGA
- a CDS encoding L,D-transpeptidase: protein MGRWCQASLLSVVAGVGSMIIAAPTTAAPVEATISRASETQPYLPLVITPPAMVLPPLEDAAAFLPTLERKLVLRLRERRVFLYEGDQVLASYPVAVGKPGWETPQGQFRVLHKVVNPRWESPFTGAVIPPGPRNPLGDRLIVFAPMGNNNYAGFHGTPNEAAIGQAVSHGCVRMRNSDIRALFEKIEVGTRVIVQP, encoded by the coding sequence ATGGGACGGTGGTGCCAAGCAAGTCTGTTAAGTGTGGTCGCCGGGGTTGGCAGCATGATTATAGCTGCCCCCACTACCGCAGCACCGGTGGAAGCCACCATCAGCCGTGCTTCTGAGACACAGCCCTACTTACCGTTGGTGATCACTCCCCCCGCGATGGTGCTGCCTCCCCTTGAAGATGCGGCGGCGTTTTTGCCGACCCTTGAGCGCAAACTTGTCCTGCGCTTACGGGAGCGGCGAGTGTTCTTGTATGAAGGTGATCAAGTACTGGCAAGCTACCCTGTTGCGGTGGGTAAACCGGGCTGGGAAACCCCCCAAGGTCAGTTTCGGGTACTTCATAAGGTGGTTAACCCCCGCTGGGAAAGTCCCTTCACCGGTGCGGTCATTCCGCCAGGGCCGCGGAATCCCTTGGGCGATCGCCTGATTGTGTTTGCCCCAATGGGGAACAATAACTATGCTGGGTTTCATGGCACCCCCAACGAAGCTGCCATTGGTCAAGCGGTCTCCCATGGGTGTGTGCGGATGCGCAACAGCGATATTCGGGCACTGTTTGAAAAAATTGAAGTAGGCACGCGGGTGATTGTGCAACCCTAG
- the gndA gene encoding NADP-dependent phosphogluconate dehydrogenase: MSQQDFGLIGLAVMGENLALNVERNGFSVAVYNRTPARTDAFMAERAVGRKFKATYTLEDFVASLSRPRRILAMVKAGQPVDDLIAQLKPLLEPGDILIDGGNSLYTDTERRVAEMEAAGLCFFGMGVSGGEEGALNGPSLMPGGSRDAYQALEPILTKIAAQVDDGPCVTYIGPGGAGHYVKMVHNGIEYGDMQLIAEAYDLLKNVLGLGHQELHEVFKEWNNTPELNSFLIEITSQIFTYIDPETQLPLVDVIVDAAGQKGTGRWTVETALEMGVAIPTITAAVNARIMSSIKAERLAAAQQLPGPSASFSGDKAEFINKIRDALYCSKICSYAQGMALIAKASRELFDNCLNLGEIARIWKGGCIIRAGFLNKIKQAYDENPELPNLLLAPEFKQTILDKQAAWREVMVEATRLGIAVPAFGASLEYFDSYRRDRLPQNLTQAQRDFFGAHTYERIDKPGTFHTEWVPIQESAPVTG; encoded by the coding sequence ATGTCACAGCAAGATTTTGGACTCATTGGCCTTGCGGTTATGGGGGAAAACCTCGCCCTTAACGTCGAACGGAATGGTTTTTCAGTGGCCGTTTACAACCGTACCCCTGCCCGCACCGATGCCTTTATGGCCGAGCGAGCCGTTGGCCGTAAGTTTAAGGCCACCTATACCCTTGAAGATTTTGTGGCATCCCTCTCGCGACCGCGGCGGATTCTGGCGATGGTGAAAGCGGGACAGCCCGTGGATGATCTGATTGCGCAACTCAAGCCCCTGCTCGAACCCGGTGACATTCTGATTGATGGGGGGAACTCCCTCTATACCGACACCGAGCGGCGGGTGGCGGAAATGGAAGCGGCAGGCTTGTGCTTTTTTGGTATGGGGGTGAGTGGCGGCGAAGAAGGTGCCCTCAATGGCCCCAGCCTGATGCCCGGTGGCAGTAGAGATGCCTATCAGGCGCTAGAACCCATTCTGACCAAAATTGCTGCCCAGGTGGATGATGGCCCCTGCGTCACCTACATTGGTCCGGGGGGTGCGGGTCACTACGTTAAGATGGTTCACAATGGCATTGAGTACGGGGATATGCAACTCATTGCCGAAGCGTACGATCTGCTTAAAAATGTTTTGGGGTTGGGGCATCAGGAACTACACGAGGTGTTTAAGGAGTGGAATAACACCCCTGAACTCAATTCGTTTTTAATTGAAATTACCAGCCAGATTTTTACCTACATTGACCCGGAGACCCAACTGCCCTTGGTGGATGTCATTGTGGATGCGGCAGGGCAAAAGGGAACGGGACGCTGGACGGTGGAAACCGCCCTTGAGATGGGAGTGGCTATCCCCACGATTACGGCGGCGGTGAATGCGCGGATTATGTCGTCCATTAAGGCGGAGCGGCTAGCGGCAGCCCAGCAGCTTCCCGGGCCAAGTGCCAGCTTTAGTGGCGATAAAGCAGAGTTTATTAATAAGATTCGCGATGCCCTCTACTGCTCAAAGATCTGCTCCTATGCCCAAGGGATGGCGCTGATTGCCAAGGCGTCGCGGGAGTTGTTTGACAACTGCTTGAACTTGGGTGAAATTGCCCGCATTTGGAAGGGGGGCTGCATTATTCGGGCTGGCTTCCTGAACAAAATTAAGCAGGCCTACGACGAAAATCCGGAACTGCCCAACTTGCTGCTGGCACCGGAGTTTAAGCAAACCATTCTCGATAAACAGGCGGCGTGGCGTGAGGTCATGGTTGAAGCCACTCGCTTGGGAATTGCGGTGCCTGCGTTTGGCGCGTCGTTAGAGTATTTTGATAGTTATCGACGCGATCGCCTGCCGCAAAACCTAACCCAAGCGCAGCGGGACTTTTTTGGTGCCCACACCTACGAGCGCATCGATAAACCCGGCACCTTCCACACGGAATGGGTACCAATTCAGGAGTCTGCCCCCGTGACAGGCTAA